Genomic window (Bacillus pumilus):
CAAGATCATTATTGATAGACCCATCATCATCCGTGCCAGTCGCATCCTCTAAACTCATGAGAGAGCTAATACCTTCTTGAATGACTTGACTTGTGTCCTCACTTTTGGATGATTCTTTAAGGTCAGCGGCTATTTTTGCAATCTCTCGCTTTTGCCAGTATTCAATGATCACATTTTCAAAGTAGGACTGTTTTGCGGTGGTGGCTGCCGTGTTCATCAACCCGGATAAGTATTCTCTACCGCCTATACTTTTTATATTTTCACGCCCAACATGTTCAATAATTGCGACTAGGTCAATAGGTTCGCCCTTTTTATCAAGCTCTTGAAAGGCTTTGAAAATGGATTGATTTTGTTGTCGGTAGAAATGCAGCGGCTTGAGCTGCGAATATTTAATCAAATCCGGCTCTTGTAAGATTGCGCCTAGATATTGCTGTTCCGCTTCATCGTTGTAATAAAATACCGCTCCTGTCATGATGGATCACCTATCCCAAGTACCTTTCGTATCTCTGCTTTATGCCGCTCGATCTGCTCTTGTTCTTCCTCGGTTGGTTCAGCCTTGTCCATTTCAGCTAGATAGTTTTGAGTTTCCTCGGCGTTCGGTATGGCAGCGGATCGGTCTTTTCTTGCCTCTTTCGCTTTGATTAGATCAGCAACTTTAGGCGGAAACTGATTGTATTTCACATAAACGATCAAATTCGCCTCGATCTTCTCGCAATTCTCGGGCTTTAAGATTTTAGCCCAAGCATCTAGCTTTGATTGATCAACCTCAAAATGCTCGTAATATGTCTTGATTAGTTTTAGCAATTCAAGTGTCTCTGCTTTAGTCATCTGTCAAATCAAACTCCTTTTCATTCAAGACAACGTTTTTTCTCTTTGCCGCTTCATGGCTCGATTTTATTTTCACGACCAAATGATCAAACTGTTTTCTAAGACTTGCAGGACTCAATATGTTCGCTTTCCAAAACGTATCTTGTTGTGTCCAGTCGATCAGGTATTTGACTTGTTCATCCGTTCGCTTGTCGATCTGTCTAATCAACCTAAAATCACTCGCCCATTTTTCAAGGTTTGGTTTCTTAGCTTGCGGATTATTTTCAAGTATTTTTTGATAAAGCAAATTGGCATTCTCCATGTCACAAGGTTCGTACTTGTGACGAGAATTATTTATCTTCTTTTCATTCTTATAATTCTTTACATTCTTGTTTGTATGTTTTTGTGTTCGGTTCGTGTCTTTTTCGTGTTCGATTTGTGTCTTTTTTTCATTTTCTGAATCGTGGTAAACCCCATAATTGACAATGGTTATAAGCGTCTTTTTTGTGTCTTTTTTATACTCGATCATTCCATCGCTTTTTAACAGGTCGAGAAACTGCGAAACCTTTGTATTTGACCAAGACCAATGAATACCAAGTTTGCGAATAGAAGTCACTAGCTCGCCCTTTTTCAATTCATG
Coding sequences:
- a CDS encoding replicative helicase loader/inhibitor; amino-acid sequence: MTKAETLELLKLIKTYYEHFEVDQSKLDAWAKILKPENCEKIEANLIVYVKYNQFPPKVADLIKAKEARKDRSAAIPNAEETQNYLAEMDKAEPTEEEQEQIERHKAEIRKVLGIGDPS
- a CDS encoding Replication protein O, producing MIGWIKLHRSIQDHWIYQEKRKFSKYEAWLDLLMKASHKDYKFVSGNDLHELKKGELVTSIRKLGIHWSWSNTKVSQFLDLLKSDGMIEYKKDTKKTLITIVNYGVYHDSENEKKTQIEHEKDTNRTQKHTNKNVKNYKNEKKINNSRHKYEPCDMENANLLYQKILENNPQAKKPNLEKWASDFRLIRQIDKRTDEQVKYLIDWTQQDTFWKANILSPASLRKQFDHLVVKIKSSHEAAKRKNVVLNEKEFDLTDD